The following DNA comes from Gemmatimonadaceae bacterium.
ACCTGACGAACGACGCGGCGGCCTGCGCCAATTGCCACGTGATGCGCGAGCACTTTGCCGCCTGGCAGAAGTCGAGCCATCGCGCGGTGGCGGTGTGCAACGACTGCCACGCGCCGCACGACAACATGGTGCACAAGTACCTGGTGAAGGGGGAGAACGGCTTCTGGCACTCCCTGAACTTCACGACCGGGATGCATCCCGATCCGCTGCGCATTCGCGAGAAGAACCGGCGCGTGACCGAGGCGGCGTGCCTCAGCTGCCACGGCGATCTCGCGGCGAGCATCTCGCCCGCGGCCCGCGCCGGGCACTCAGGGACGGGGGACGACGCGCTGGACTGCATCAAGTGTCATCGGTACGTGGGGCATTGGGTGCGGTGAGGGGCGATGGTGATGGCGGAGGGCCGATTGCTGATGGCGGATGGCGGATGGCGGATGGCTGATGGCTGATGGCTAATGGCTGATGGCGGATGACTTATAGCCGCATTGCACTTCGAACTTTGCATACCGATTTCTCGCCCTGTTGGAGAATCCTTCCATGTTCCTTCGCTTTCGTCGCGGCATCACGCCGCTGACCCTGATCCTCGTCGCCGTCGCCTTCGGGCTCGCCGCGGTCATCGCGGGCTACATGCTGCGCGACATCACGCGCAAGCAGGACGAGGCGCGCAATCCGTTCTATCGCGTGGTCGCGCTGACCGACACGACCACGGATCCCGCCGAGTGGGGGAAGAACTTCCCGCTGCAGTACGACGGGTACCGGCGCACGACCGACATGGTGCGCACCCGCTACGGCGGGAGCGAGGCGATGCCGCACGTGCCCACCAAGCTCGATCCGCGCGACACGGTGTCGCAGTCGCGGCTCAAGGAAGATCCGC
Coding sequences within:
- the nrfH gene encoding cytochrome c nitrite reductase small subunit encodes the protein MTKWIAIVIAALLGTASGLGGYTFIAAKGYSYLTNDAAACANCHVMREHFAAWQKSSHRAVAVCNDCHAPHDNMVHKYLVKGENGFWHSLNFTTGMHPDPLRIREKNRRVTEAACLSCHGDLAASISPAARAGHSGTGDDALDCIKCHRYVGHWVR